A genomic window from Methylorubrum extorquens includes:
- a CDS encoding HWE histidine kinase domain-containing protein codes for MTKSAEHDRIEAELVRVSDSSDPFAAAVKATRMPMLITDPYGPDNPIIFVNDAFIKLTGYRREEILGRNCRFLQGPETDPRDVKRIRDAVERRVPVELELLNHKKSGEIFWNRLLISPVFDDEGQLTYFFASQFDVTLERDRLVRLQSDRDALEQEVERRNDDLTRSEHRLEFMLAAGRLGAWSLDLAERRLVASDLCKQNFGRPLGEPFSYDDLVEAVVPEDRERMQAAMQAAIDRRSDYDVEHRVSAPCGEVRWVQLRGRAYYRADGAPLSMAGISLDVTDRKRADEQRTLLAAEMKHRVKNSIATVQSIAHQTLRNAASLDDARRTLDARLNSLATAHDILTSEATAGVTLAEAVESALQPFRVTPRNRIRFGGPEVRLTSRLTLAVVMALHELATNAVKYGGLSNNSGRIILNWEVEEGGSKRLLMRWEEFDGPPVEKPSRVGFGTRMIERVLAAEFGGEARIDYRSRGLVLTLEAPLPEREAV; via the coding sequence GTGACTAAGAGTGCCGAGCACGACCGGATTGAAGCCGAACTGGTCCGCGTTTCCGACAGCTCCGACCCGTTCGCCGCCGCCGTGAAGGCGACGCGGATGCCGATGCTCATCACCGATCCGTACGGGCCCGACAACCCGATCATCTTCGTCAACGACGCCTTCATCAAGCTCACCGGCTACCGCCGCGAGGAGATCCTCGGGCGCAACTGCCGCTTCCTGCAGGGGCCGGAGACGGATCCGCGCGACGTGAAGCGAATCCGCGACGCCGTCGAGCGGCGTGTGCCGGTCGAACTCGAATTGCTCAATCACAAGAAGAGCGGCGAGATCTTCTGGAATCGCCTCCTGATCTCGCCGGTCTTCGACGACGAGGGGCAACTCACCTACTTCTTCGCCTCGCAGTTCGACGTGACCCTGGAGCGCGATCGGCTGGTCCGCCTCCAGAGCGACCGCGACGCCCTGGAGCAGGAGGTCGAGCGCCGCAACGACGACCTCACCCGTAGCGAGCACCGCCTTGAATTCATGCTCGCCGCCGGCCGGCTCGGCGCCTGGTCCCTCGACCTCGCCGAGCGTCGGCTCGTCGCCTCGGATCTGTGCAAGCAGAATTTCGGGCGACCGCTCGGCGAGCCCTTCAGCTACGACGACCTCGTCGAGGCGGTGGTGCCAGAGGATCGCGAGCGAATGCAGGCCGCGATGCAGGCCGCCATCGACCGCCGGAGCGACTACGACGTCGAGCACCGTGTCTCGGCCCCCTGCGGCGAGGTCCGCTGGGTGCAGTTGCGCGGGCGGGCCTACTACCGGGCCGACGGGGCACCGCTCTCCATGGCCGGCATCTCGCTCGACGTGACCGACCGCAAGCGGGCCGACGAGCAGCGCACCCTGCTCGCCGCCGAGATGAAGCATCGGGTGAAGAACTCGATCGCCACGGTCCAGTCCATCGCCCACCAGACCCTGCGCAACGCCGCTTCGCTCGACGATGCCCGCCGGACTCTGGACGCGCGCCTCAACTCGCTCGCCACCGCCCACGACATCCTCACCTCGGAAGCCACCGCCGGGGTGACCCTCGCCGAGGCGGTGGAGAGTGCCCTTCAGCCGTTCCGGGTCACCCCGCGCAACCGCATTCGCTTCGGCGGGCCGGAGGTGCGCCTCACCTCCCGCCTGACGCTGGCCGTGGTGATGGCGCTGCACGAGTTGGCCACCAACGCGGTGAAGTATGGCGGCCTCTCGAACAATTCGGGCCGCATCATCCTCAATTGGGAGGTCGAGGAGGGGGGCTCCAAGCGCCTGCTGATGCGCTGGGAGGAGTTCGACGGTCCGCCGGTCGAGAAGCCGTCGCGGGTCGGTTTCGGCACGCGCATGATCGAGCGGGTGCTGGCGGCCGAGTTCGGCGGCGAGGCCAGGATCGACTACCGCAGCCGCGGTCTCGTCCTCACGCTCGAGGCGCCGCTGCCGGAGCGCGAGGCCGTCTAA
- a CDS encoding collagen-like protein encodes MPTTRDLGARKPATSRAVWPTLSPMLIALGLVLAGPAAAQGEAQPRAARTRAKVPNPPVQPIQIWDARIEGGDLRMSGSVGKSGVTVILDDDISVLSDRRGRFEFRLPYRPATCVAMIKAGENEREAVVANCAPEGPAGKAGEQGTAGLQGPPGAAGPKGEPGAKGEQGLKGEQGLKGEQGLKGEAGLAGPPGAPGPKGDQGLKGEPGQKGEAGPKGERGPKGEPGPKGETAATVAAPFRVVRARACTDTSCTLSCDTGEVLASATCQTGGAATLDGDTKASCSAGSSGMVGICARP; translated from the coding sequence ATGCCGACGACGCGCGACCTGGGGGCACGAAAGCCGGCGACTTCGCGAGCCGTTTGGCCGACCCTCTCGCCGATGCTGATCGCGCTGGGCCTCGTCCTCGCCGGACCTGCAGCGGCGCAGGGCGAGGCGCAGCCGCGGGCGGCCCGCACCCGCGCCAAGGTACCGAACCCGCCGGTCCAGCCGATCCAGATCTGGGACGCGCGCATCGAGGGCGGCGACCTGCGCATGAGTGGCAGCGTGGGCAAGAGCGGCGTCACCGTGATCCTCGACGACGACATCTCCGTCCTGTCGGACCGGCGCGGGCGCTTCGAGTTTCGGTTGCCCTACCGGCCCGCGACCTGCGTCGCGATGATCAAAGCCGGCGAGAACGAGCGCGAAGCGGTCGTCGCCAATTGCGCGCCGGAGGGGCCGGCCGGCAAGGCCGGCGAACAGGGCACCGCCGGCCTCCAGGGACCACCGGGTGCCGCGGGCCCCAAGGGCGAACCGGGGGCCAAAGGCGAACAGGGCCTCAAGGGCGAGCAGGGCCTCAAGGGCGAGCAGGGCCTCAAGGGCGAAGCAGGTCTGGCCGGGCCGCCGGGCGCGCCGGGGCCGAAAGGGGATCAGGGCCTGAAAGGTGAGCCGGGGCAGAAGGGTGAAGCGGGCCCGAAGGGCGAGCGCGGCCCCAAGGGCGAGCCGGGACCGAAAGGCGAGACCGCCGCGACGGTGGCGGCGCCGTTCCGTGTCGTGCGGGCGCGCGCTTGTACCGATACGAGCTGCACGCTCTCCTGCGACACGGGCGAGGTGCTGGCCTCGGCCACCTGCCAGACCGGCGGCGCGGCGACCCTGGACGGGGACACGAAGGCGTCCTGTTCGGCCGGCAGCAGCGGCATGGTCGGGATCTGCGCCCGGCCGTAA
- a CDS encoding malonate--CoA ligase encodes MAEPIVNHLFGLVRTHCPADPGAKVFIETSDGARYTYADLLARSGAYASALQALGVKRGDRVAVQVEKSAEVIFLYLGAVRAGAVFLPLNTAYTGPEIAYFLGDAEPALFVCDPAREADLSAVASQAGVPQIRTLDDAGQGSMAQAAAAAGPDFADVPRGADDLAAILYTSGTTGRSKGAMLSHDNLASNALTLAQYWHFTERDVLIHALPVFHTHGLFVATNIVLATGGTMLFLPRLDAKKILELMPRATAMMGVPTFYTRLLKEPGLTREAAAHMRLFVSGSAPLLAETHREWAQRTGHAILERYGMTETNMNTSNPYEGARRAGTVGFPLPGVTLRVVDPETGAPLGPEEVGMIEVKGPNVFQGYWRMPEKTAAELKVDGFFITGDLGKIDRDGYVHIVGRGKDLIITGGYNVYPKEIEAEIDALPGVVESAVIGLAHPDFGEGVTAVVVPGEDAPDEAAILAALEGRLAKYKWPKRVLFAAELPRNTMGKVQKNLLRETHADLYRG; translated from the coding sequence ATGGCCGAACCGATCGTCAATCACCTGTTCGGCCTCGTGCGCACCCATTGTCCGGCCGATCCGGGTGCCAAGGTCTTCATCGAAACCTCGGACGGCGCGCGCTATACCTATGCCGACCTCTTGGCCCGCTCCGGCGCCTATGCCAGCGCGCTCCAGGCCCTCGGCGTGAAGCGCGGCGACCGGGTCGCGGTGCAGGTCGAGAAGAGCGCCGAGGTGATCTTCCTCTATCTCGGCGCGGTGCGGGCCGGCGCTGTCTTCCTGCCGCTCAACACCGCCTACACGGGACCGGAGATCGCCTATTTCCTCGGCGATGCCGAGCCGGCCCTGTTCGTCTGCGATCCCGCCCGCGAGGCCGACCTGTCGGCGGTCGCGAGCCAGGCCGGCGTGCCGCAGATTCGAACCCTCGACGACGCCGGGCAGGGCAGCATGGCGCAGGCCGCCGCCGCGGCGGGCCCCGACTTCGCGGACGTGCCCCGCGGGGCCGACGATCTGGCTGCGATCCTCTACACGTCGGGCACGACCGGGCGCTCCAAGGGCGCCATGCTGAGCCATGACAACCTCGCCTCCAACGCGCTCACGCTGGCGCAGTATTGGCACTTCACCGAGCGCGACGTTCTGATTCACGCCCTGCCGGTGTTCCACACCCACGGGCTGTTCGTGGCCACCAACATCGTCCTGGCCACGGGCGGCACGATGCTGTTTCTGCCGCGCCTCGACGCGAAGAAGATCCTCGAACTGATGCCGCGGGCCACCGCGATGATGGGGGTGCCGACCTTCTACACGCGACTGCTCAAGGAGCCCGGCCTCACCCGCGAGGCGGCGGCCCATATGCGCCTGTTCGTCTCGGGCTCCGCGCCGCTGCTGGCCGAGACTCACCGGGAATGGGCGCAGCGCACCGGCCACGCCATCCTCGAGCGCTACGGCATGACCGAGACCAACATGAACACCTCGAACCCCTACGAGGGCGCGCGGCGAGCCGGCACGGTCGGCTTCCCGCTGCCGGGGGTGACCCTGCGCGTGGTCGATCCCGAGACCGGCGCGCCGCTCGGGCCCGAGGAGGTCGGGATGATCGAGGTGAAGGGCCCCAACGTGTTCCAGGGCTACTGGCGCATGCCGGAGAAGACCGCCGCCGAGCTGAAGGTGGACGGCTTCTTCATCACCGGCGATCTCGGCAAGATCGACCGCGACGGCTACGTCCACATCGTCGGCCGCGGCAAGGACCTCATCATCACCGGCGGATACAACGTCTATCCGAAGGAGATCGAGGCCGAGATCGACGCGCTGCCCGGCGTCGTCGAATCCGCGGTGATCGGCCTGGCACATCCCGATTTCGGCGAGGGCGTCACGGCGGTGGTGGTGCCGGGCGAGGACGCGCCCGACGAGGCTGCGATCCTTGCCGCGCTGGAGGGGCGGCTGGCCAAGTACAAGTGGCCCAAGCGCGTGTTGTTCGCAGCCGAGCTGCCGCGCAATACCATGGGCAAGGTGCAGAAGAACCTTCTGCGCGAGACCCACGCCGACCTCTACCGCGGCTGA
- a CDS encoding TerC family protein, which yields MMMEFFTHEWLGKPVWMWLGFHALVASLLAFDLGLLHRDKDHEIGVKESLLLTAFYFTLGLAFGGWIWWMLGFDPAQEYVTGLVIEKSLSMDNVFVIAVILTSLGVPRAAQHRVLVWGILAAVLLRGLMIGLGSALVSQAHWVLSVFAAFLIYVGIKMLVSKEEGEQDIQNSASMRLLKKWVRVTDKPEGQHFIVRKPDPKTGKTVRWLTPLAVALVLVNIADVIFAVDSVPAIFAITTDPFIVYTSNIFAILGLRALYFALAAMVDRFAYLKTALALILLFIGTKIVVADTLELVHLPPWVSLVVTLVLLTLGVVYSLWRTRGAAEPEAEKARGEVAHRT from the coding sequence ATGATGATGGAATTTTTCACCCACGAGTGGCTCGGCAAGCCCGTCTGGATGTGGCTCGGCTTCCACGCCCTGGTGGCCAGCCTGCTCGCCTTCGATCTCGGCCTGCTCCACCGCGACAAGGACCACGAGATCGGCGTGAAGGAGAGCCTGCTCCTCACTGCCTTCTACTTCACCCTCGGCCTCGCCTTCGGCGGCTGGATCTGGTGGATGCTCGGGTTCGACCCGGCCCAGGAATACGTGACCGGCCTCGTGATCGAGAAGTCGCTGTCGATGGACAACGTCTTCGTGATCGCAGTGATTCTTACCTCGCTCGGCGTGCCGCGGGCGGCGCAGCACCGGGTTCTGGTCTGGGGCATCCTCGCGGCGGTGCTGCTGCGCGGCCTGATGATCGGGCTCGGCTCGGCCCTGGTGAGCCAAGCGCACTGGGTGCTCTCGGTCTTCGCTGCCTTCCTGATCTATGTCGGCATCAAGATGCTCGTCTCGAAGGAGGAGGGCGAGCAGGACATCCAGAACAGCGCCTCCATGCGCCTGCTCAAGAAGTGGGTGCGGGTCACCGACAAGCCGGAGGGCCAGCACTTCATCGTGCGCAAGCCCGATCCGAAAACGGGCAAGACCGTGCGCTGGCTGACACCGCTCGCCGTGGCGCTGGTGCTCGTCAACATCGCGGACGTGATCTTCGCCGTCGACAGCGTGCCGGCGATCTTCGCCATCACCACCGACCCGTTCATCGTCTACACCTCGAACATCTTCGCGATCCTGGGACTGCGCGCGCTCTACTTCGCGCTCGCCGCGATGGTGGACCGGTTCGCCTACCTGAAGACGGCGCTCGCCCTCATCCTGCTGTTCATCGGCACCAAGATCGTGGTCGCCGACACGCTGGAACTCGTCCATCTGCCGCCGTGGGTCTCGCTCGTCGTCACCCTGGTCTTACTCACCCTCGGCGTCGTCTACAGCCTGTGGCGCACCCGCGGCGCGGCGGAGCCTGAGGCCGAGAAGGCACGCGGGGAGGTCGCGCACCGAACCTGA
- a CDS encoding YihY/virulence factor BrkB family protein, with protein MPSSPQTPPRPPADGTASVLWTLMMGAALIALAAAPLRRPDADDEPPTEEAKERNGGAHSHEGRSARWVAATQADRGRAADHPGEIPSPGWWDILTRVYLEFNKDRVLSVAAGVTFYTLLSLFPAIAALVTCYGLVADVNTINVHLATLHGVLPASAIDIIGEQVKRIATKGSGALGFTFFTSLTLSLWSANAAMKAMFDALNVVYEEEEKRNFFWLNVRSLTFTAGALLFIILALISIIVLPVVFNFLGLGDGARLIAMARWPMLLLVLLGGLAVLYRYGPSRERARWRWVGAGSVVAGLLWLIASILFSWYVANFGNYNETYGSLGAVIGFMTWIWISATIVLLGGEINAEIEHQTARDSTMSPHKPLGQRGARMADTVGAAA; from the coding sequence ATGCCGTCCTCCCCCCAGACCCCGCCCCGCCCCCCCGCGGATGGCACGGCCTCCGTGCTCTGGACCCTGATGATGGGCGCGGCGCTGATCGCGCTCGCCGCCGCACCGCTGCGCCGGCCCGACGCGGACGACGAGCCGCCGACTGAGGAGGCGAAGGAGCGCAACGGCGGCGCCCATTCCCACGAGGGGCGCTCGGCCCGCTGGGTGGCGGCGACGCAGGCCGATCGCGGGCGCGCCGCCGACCATCCCGGCGAGATCCCGTCGCCCGGCTGGTGGGACATCCTCACGCGGGTCTACCTGGAATTCAACAAGGACCGGGTGCTCTCGGTCGCGGCGGGCGTGACCTTCTACACCCTGCTCTCGCTGTTCCCGGCGATCGCCGCGCTCGTCACCTGCTACGGGCTGGTCGCCGACGTGAACACCATCAACGTCCACCTCGCCACCCTGCACGGCGTGCTGCCGGCGAGCGCCATCGACATCATCGGCGAACAGGTCAAGCGCATCGCCACCAAGGGGAGCGGTGCGCTGGGCTTTACCTTCTTCACCAGCCTGACGCTGTCGCTGTGGAGCGCCAACGCCGCGATGAAGGCGATGTTCGATGCGCTCAACGTCGTCTACGAGGAGGAGGAGAAGCGCAACTTCTTCTGGCTCAACGTCCGCTCGCTCACCTTCACCGCGGGCGCGTTGCTCTTCATCATCCTGGCGCTGATCTCGATCATCGTGCTGCCGGTGGTGTTCAACTTCCTCGGCCTTGGCGACGGGGCTCGCCTCATCGCCATGGCGCGCTGGCCGATGCTGCTCCTCGTCCTGCTCGGCGGGCTGGCCGTGCTCTATCGCTACGGCCCGAGCCGGGAGCGGGCGCGCTGGCGCTGGGTCGGCGCCGGCAGCGTCGTGGCAGGTCTGCTCTGGCTCATCGCGTCGATCCTGTTCTCCTGGTACGTCGCCAACTTCGGCAACTACAACGAGACCTACGGCTCGCTCGGCGCCGTGATCGGCTTCATGACTTGGATCTGGATCTCGGCGACGATCGTGCTGCTCGGCGGTGAGATCAACGCCGAGATCGAGCACCAGACCGCCCGCGATTCGACCATGAGCCCGCATAAGCCCCTGGGGCAGCGCGGCGCGCGCATGGCCGACACGGTGGGCGCCGCGGCCTGA
- the msrB gene encoding peptide-methionine (R)-S-oxide reductase MsrB, protein MAGSDVIGTDPEIRTEEEWRASLTPEQYRVLREHGTERAGTSGLNAEKRPGTFVCAGCGAPLFESDTKYESGSGWPSFFAPLEDAVETKVDRSHWMTRTEVHCARCKGHLGHVFEDGPAPTGLRYCMNGVALGFEPEG, encoded by the coding sequence ATGGCCGGATCCGACGTCATCGGCACAGATCCCGAGATCCGCACGGAAGAGGAATGGCGCGCGTCGCTGACGCCGGAGCAGTACCGCGTGCTGCGCGAGCACGGCACCGAACGGGCCGGTACCAGCGGCCTCAACGCCGAGAAGCGCCCCGGCACGTTCGTCTGCGCCGGCTGCGGCGCGCCGCTGTTCGAGAGCGACACCAAGTACGAGTCGGGCAGCGGCTGGCCAAGCTTCTTCGCGCCGCTGGAGGATGCGGTGGAGACGAAGGTCGACCGTAGCCACTGGATGACCCGCACCGAGGTGCATTGCGCCCGCTGCAAGGGCCATCTCGGCCACGTCTTCGAGGACGGGCCGGCCCCGACGGGGCTGCGGTACTGCATGAACGGCGTTGCCCTCGGCTTCGAACCGGAGGGCTGA
- a CDS encoding TIGR03862 family flavoprotein translates to MDADREHGIAIVGGGPAGLMAAEVLAGAGQLVTVYERMPSVGRKLLIAGRGGLNLTHSEPLPDFLTRYAPVDPRLPAAVEAYPPDALRAWCEALGQTTFVGSSGRVFPESFKASPLLRAWLTRLDALGVTIRTRHRFVGLEQGALTFETPEGRLRVRSRATLLALGGASWPRLGSDGAWVPLLEGHGVAVAPLRPANVGFRVAWSAHFSGRFAGEPLKRLAARIGDASARGEAVATSDGIEGGVIYALSRPIREAVERDGVAELTLDLRPDLDAGALQARLARSRPGESLSTRLRKAAALSPAAIGLLREAHANALPTEAEALAAAIKAAPLRLLGPAPIARAISTAGGVAFSELDAGFMLRARPGTFLAGEMLDWEAPTGGYLLQAAFASGRAAAKGMLGWLEAREA, encoded by the coding sequence ATGGACGCGGATCGAGAGCATGGAATCGCCATCGTCGGCGGCGGGCCGGCGGGGCTCATGGCGGCGGAGGTGCTGGCCGGGGCAGGGCAACTCGTCACCGTCTACGAGCGCATGCCGTCCGTCGGCCGCAAGCTGCTCATCGCCGGGCGCGGCGGGCTCAACCTGACCCATTCCGAACCGCTGCCGGACTTCCTGACGCGTTACGCCCCCGTCGATCCGCGCTTGCCGGCGGCGGTTGAGGCCTATCCGCCGGATGCGCTGCGGGCATGGTGCGAGGCGCTGGGGCAAACCACCTTCGTCGGGTCGAGCGGCCGGGTGTTTCCGGAAAGCTTCAAGGCCTCGCCGCTGCTGCGCGCTTGGCTCACTCGCCTCGATGCCCTGGGCGTCACGATCCGCACCCGGCACCGCTTCGTCGGCCTGGAACAGGGGGCGCTGACCTTCGAGACCCCGGAGGGCCGGCTCCGCGTCCGGTCGCGGGCGACGCTGCTCGCGCTCGGCGGGGCGAGCTGGCCGCGGCTCGGATCGGACGGGGCCTGGGTACCGCTGCTGGAAGGGCACGGCGTCGCGGTCGCACCCCTCAGGCCCGCCAATGTCGGCTTCCGCGTCGCGTGGTCGGCGCATTTCTCGGGGCGCTTCGCGGGTGAGCCGCTCAAGCGCCTCGCCGCGCGCATCGGCGACGCGAGCGCCCGCGGCGAGGCGGTCGCGACATCCGACGGCATCGAGGGCGGAGTGATCTACGCGCTCTCACGGCCGATCCGCGAGGCGGTGGAGCGCGACGGCGTCGCCGAACTCACCCTCGATCTGCGCCCGGATCTCGATGCGGGCGCGCTTCAGGCGCGTCTGGCCCGAAGCCGCCCCGGCGAGAGTCTCTCAACCCGCCTGCGCAAGGCCGCCGCGCTGAGCCCCGCCGCCATCGGCCTGCTGCGCGAGGCGCATGCCAACGCCCTGCCGACGGAGGCCGAGGCGCTGGCGGCGGCGATCAAGGCCGCTCCCCTGCGGCTCCTCGGGCCGGCTCCGATCGCGCGGGCGATCTCGACGGCGGGCGGCGTCGCCTTCTCGGAGCTCGACGCAGGCTTCATGCTGCGGGCGCGGCCCGGCACCTTCCTGGCCGGCGAGATGCTCGATTGGGAGGCGCCGACTGGCGGCTATCTGCTCCAGGCGGCCTTCGCCAGCGGCCGGGCCGCGGCGAAGGGGATGCTTGGCTGGCTTGAAGCGCGAGAGGCCTAG